Genomic segment of Bos indicus x Bos taurus breed Angus x Brahman F1 hybrid chromosome 27, Bos_hybrid_MaternalHap_v2.0, whole genome shotgun sequence:
acaaggctcctccatccatggcattttccaggcaagagtactggttggggtgccatttccttctgcacagGAAAACAGTGGGCAGTTTCAAAGCCCTGgaagggtgagggtggggctgggtAGCGGGTAAGCAAAGGTTCAGCAAGAAGTCTTTGCCCCTGCCAGATGAAACAGGAAAGTCTGTGACCCTTGCCACACCCCGGCCCATCAGCTGAACTGACTACCAGGGAGAAGTTTGTGGTTAAAAGGGCAGCAGGAAAGCTTTTTCTGGGGTTTCCAAAGCCTCATTAGCATACAAGTGCCCCTGCTTTGTGCTATAAAGGCCACTCCCATGACACACAGGGAAGAGGCTCAGTTAACCAGTTCCTAATAACCAAATCCACAGCCTGCACAGAATTCCTCCAGGAACCTGGGACCTTTATAAAGCGGCAAGAGCAgcctcttctccagcatcagccGCAGAGCTCGGGACGCCAGCATGAGGCTCCATCACCTGCTCCTCGCGCTCCTCTTCCTGGTCCTGTCTGCTGGGTCAGGTGAGCTCGTGGCAGCCCCGGAGGGGGCCGTGGGCTCTCTCCTGTTTCTACCTCCTTCTGTCCTGCTATCCCCATCTACACGTGGTCAGACTAAACCCACCATATTTAATGCTTCTCAGAAGCCAGTGCTGAGTCCTCAGTAGCGAGAGGGTCTGAGAACCACCCTGCAAAATTCCTGGCTGTTTCTAAGCCACTCTAGCGAGTCAAAGCTTCTGATCCCGTCTCCTCATTGGTTTCATGAGGAGGAAACCGAAGATGCCTCTGTTAAGtgactctccttttttttcttttcataaaagcAAGAAATTTGATTTTGTCCCATGACAGAAGCACAGAATGTCGCTTTATAAATCTTTCTATCTGAAGGTTTGTGGCTCTGggcaccagagaagtccagaggAGAGTCAGGCCGAGCCTGGGCTTCGGGAGCTCCCTTTGGGATGCTCCGTGCTGAGTCTCCTCAGCAGGAAGGTCCTCCAGGACACGTCGCTGACTATACAACCCTCGATCCACAGCTGGGAGGCAGCACATCCAAAGCAGTGTGCAGAATCAGCTGTCTGATTTTCATCTTACCCTTGATATTTCCGGAAATAGGATGAAAATAtgtagggaggaaggagggaggggggggGGAGAGGATGCGGAGACTGAGACCTGAGACAACTGATTAGATGTCAAAATCAAGTTGAAAAGGCCTTGTCTGATCAGTGTTGTTTATGACTGTAACCCAACTCTTAGCACAGTGGCAGGGAGAGAGGACAGGGGTGTAAGGAATGTGGCCTCTCAGTGTCCGgggcccagcttcaatccctggagggGGAACTAGAGAGGGAGCAGaggtgccttgtggccaaaagaCAAAAAGGCGTGTGAGGAAGACGGGAAGGCGGCTGGTCGGGAGGAAACCacaaagggaggaggagaggggctgaCTCGCCCCAGCTCTGAGAGTGTTCTGCGTTAGTAGAGACGATGATACAAACCTTTTTTTTCTGAGCCATTGTCACTGTCAGCTGTAAGTTCCTTTGAGAGTAAGTTCTCTTTAAACAGTTCTTACACTTTCAGCTGCATCATTTCCTCCTATCTCAGCTCCACTACTTGACTGACTCCATGAGTTGGAAAACTAAACGGTGAAAATAGACCCCGGTTGGGCGCTTCTGACTCCTGGCAGGAAGGAGGATGTAGCAGAGCTTCCCGGTCTTTGCCCTCGTGGTGGAGCTGACCCCGCACACAACCGGGGTCCTCACACCCCAGTCCCTCAGCCTCTGGTTCTGGAAACGTGAGGGTCCACCAGAGCCTGGGCACGGTCAGCGTCTGTCTGCAAACTGGTCCACGGGGTCCTGGACTCACATCTTGTTGTCACGAGGCCGTGTCCGCATCTCAGCACAGAAAGCCCCAGGGCCTCGCTCAGAGGGGACACAGCTGGCCTTCTCGAGATGCCACTTTCCTGCTGACAcgtttttccctcttccttctctttttaggaTTTACTCAAAGAGTAAGAAATCCTCAAAGCTGCCGTTGGAATATGGGTGTCTGTATTCCGTTCTTGTGCCGTGTAGGCATGAGACAGATTGGCACCTGTTTCGGGCCCCGAGTACCATGCTGCAGGAGGTAGTAAAAGAAGGCAAACACACGGTCGGGACCAATGCGGAGTCAGAAACTGAGCCCTTCAACACACCGTCTAAAATTTAAACGAGAATAAATTTTGTTCAAAATTAAAGAATCTTGCCCACTGGTCATTGAGATTGTTGTGTGGTGTCTGATCCCAAGCGAATTCAGAAATCCCTGAGGATGCTCTCTGAGCTCCCCATGTGAAACATCGGGGAATCGTGGTGGGGTGCTCTGTGCTCCCCGGGGTGTGACCCCCTGTTCCTTGGGGGCCTGaccttccccagcccctctgtCTGCTGTCCTTCCTGCTTCCTAGCCCAGGGCACCCTGTCCTGCCCCATGTCTCCCCTCAAACATGCACCCCAGGGGTCCAGAATTACCAGCACACCAGTCCCATAGGAAAGCCCCCGCCCCCGCTCCAGGAGGAAAcccccctcctctgtcccctgtAGCCCTCACTTCCATTTGGTTTCTGCTTCTTATACCTGCCTTGTGCGCACGTGGATACACTTCTGATTCCCTTTTGGGCTATAAGATCTCTATAGGCATGGATTGTCCTATTCCTGTAAGTGCTGGGCATTGAGATGAGACATTGCTTCACAAATTGTCATCAACTGAATGACAGAGTTGACATGGACAAAgcatgtctctctgtgtgtacatGACATGATGCAACTAGATGCTACGGAAAAACAAGTCCTGTGGAAAGCACAATTCAATGAAGACAACACAGCACAGAACACAGAGACCGCAGGGAGTGGGGCGAGCATGCTGACCTCagcctgcttgcagtttcttCAGAGGGTTTGCTAGTTAAACCAAAAGGCTTGTTTGTGCACGCTGTATGTATAAGCAGCTCTCTGGTCTTTGCACTAATTCTTCCGTCAGTGCAAGCTGAGGTCACCAAGGGGATGTTGTTAGGAgacagggcctttgggaggtgatttggtcatgagggtgggacccTCCTGGGTGGAATGAGGGCCTTtatgaaagagaccccagagagatgGCTCACCGCTTGTGCCctctgaggacacagggagaccaCCCTCTACCAGCCACCTGCTCTGTCTTGATCGTGGAgctcccagcctccaaaactgagaaGTAAGGGTCTGTTGTTAGTAAGCCACCTATTAcaataccacatgtaaaatagatagccagcaggaatttgctgtgtgactcagggaactcaaacaggggctctgagaCCAGCTAAaaaggtgggatggggaaggagatggtatgaagttcgagagggaggggacatgggtgaaCCCATGGATGATTCTTGTTTttctatgacagaaaaccacgaaattctgtaaagcaatcatccttcagttaaaaaacaaagtgcAAAAAAAGAGCCACCTGGCCTATGGTGTTTCTGTTTC
This window contains:
- the LOC113884798 gene encoding uncharacterized protein LOC113884798 produces the protein MFPSLGASEPEKSLSGHLRTRGASWQGPKGRRLASGDSVPGPGSSAETAGDARLQNVGGSSPPLLLSKFREPVTANTRELSCWHTSAPALCYKGHSHDTQGRGSVNQFLITKSTACTEFLQEPGTFIKRQEQPLLQHQPQSSGRQHEAPSPAPRAPLPGPVCWVRIYSKSKKSSKLPLEYGCLYSVLVPCRHETDWHLFRAPSTMLQEVVKEGKHTVGTNAESETEPFNTPSKI